A single window of Nicotiana tomentosiformis chromosome 1, ASM39032v3, whole genome shotgun sequence DNA harbors:
- the LOC104094443 gene encoding transcription factor GTE7-like has protein sequence MASAVLASRNESSWAQSGGAGGGFMGKTPYSHTHLNPNSNPNPKKKQKQFHHASNGRHNDESPAVTQTASDDAYSFNQRPIESSTNVDGLNLGGYMTYNVASYNKTELHELRSRLVAELEQIRNLKDRIESGQLSTSNPRSHGKSKKLSGNKRPTPSGSSKDRKKLLNGVDNRNFGNPGGGGGVKGIIGMENMMKECRQVLAKLMKHKSGWIFNTPVDAKAMGLHDYHQIIKRPMDLGTVKSNLINNFYPTPFEFAADVRLTFNNALLYNPKTDQVHGFAEQLLARFEDMFRPIQDKLNKLDGGTGRRDFHAIDELQGSSWNHIPTPERVKKPKLTPAPHISKKQERMMQNHSSASTPSLPVQQPPDNPPVVLQQSPLSTPSPVRAPPAAKPQSSVAAKVPPMGKQPKPRAKDPNKREMSMEEKHKLGVGLQSLPQEKMPQLVQIIRKRNEHLAQDGDEIELDIEALDTETLWELDRFVTNWKKMVSKTKRQALINNLGQPPSASAAASAATTTSVAEADGPSTSEKNDSFKKPKKGGDTGDEDDVEIEDDEPATHFPPVEIDKDEGGGGGQDRDNNASSSSSSSSSSSSDSSSSSDSDSGSSSGSDSDADDAHS, from the exons ATGGCATCCGCCGTCTTAGCAAGCCGGAATGAATCTAGCTGGGCTCAGTCTGGTGGTGCCGGCGGTGGATTCATGGGGAAAACCCCTTATTCTCATACACATCTGAACCCTAACTCTAACCCTAACCCTAAGAAAAAGCAGAAGCAATTTCATCACGCATCTAACGGTCGTCACAACGATGAATCGCCGGCCGTGACGCAAACCGCGTCAGATGATGCCTATTCGTTTAATCAACGGCCGATTGAATCAAGTACCAACGTTGACGGCCTCAATCTTGGAGGATATATGACCTACAACGTTGCCTCGTACAACAAAACCGAGCTCCATGAGCTACGGAGTCGGCTGGTGGCGGAGCTGGAACAGATCCGAAATCTCAAAGATCGAATCGAATCGGGTCAATTGAGCACCAGCAACCCCAGATCTCACGGCAAGTCCAAGAAGTTATCTGGAAATAAACGACCCACCCCTTCTGGATCTAGTAAAGATCGGAAAAAGCTCCTCAATGGAGTTGATAATAGAAATTTCGGCAATccgggtggtggtggtggtgttaAGGGAATAATCGGAATGGAAAATATGATGAAGGAATGTAGGCAAGTTTTGGCAAAGCTGATGAAGCATAAAAGTGGGTGGATTTTCAATACCCCTGTAGATGCTAAAGCCATGGGTCTTCATGATTACCACCAGATTATTAAGCGACCCATGGATTTGGGGACGGTGAAATCCAATTTGATAAATAATTTTTACCCTACCCCTTTTGAATTCGCAGCTGATGTGAGGCTTACTTTCAATAATGCCCTTTTGTATAATCCTAAAACAGATCAAGTTCACGGGTTTGCCGAGCAACTCCTGGCACGTTTTGAGGACATGTTTAGACCAATTCAGGATAAATTGAATAAGCTTGATGGCGGAACCGGCAGGAGGGATTTTCATGCCATAGATGAGTTGCAGGGGAGTTCTTGGAATCACATTCCTACGCCGGAAAGAGTGAAGAAACCCAAGCTTACTCCGGCCCCACACATTTCAAAGAAGCAGGAGCGAATGATGCAGAATCATTCGAGTGCTTCAACACCCTCTTTGCCAGTGCAGCAGCCACCAGACAATCCACCAGTGGTGCTGCAGCAGTCCCCATTGTCAACTCCTTCCCCAGTGAGGGCACCACCAGCGGCAAAGCCTCAATCATCAGTTGCTGCTAAAGTGCCTCCTATGGGAAAGCAACCAAAGCCGAGAGCGAAGGATCCGAATAAAAGAGAGATGAGTATGGAGGAGAAGCATAAATTAGGTGTTGGGCTGCAAAGTTTACCGCAAGAGAAGATGCCGCAGTTGGTACAGATTATAAGGAAGAGGAATGAGCATTTAGCCCAAGATGGTGACGAGATTGAGCTTGACATTGAGGCCCTTGACACGGAGACTCTATGGGAGCTTGATCGGTTTGTGACCAATTGGAAGAAGATGGTGAGCAAAACTAAGAGGCAGGCATTGATTAACAATTTGGGACAACCACCATCCGCTAGTGCTGCAGCTTCTGCTGCTACAACAACATCCGTTGCAGAGGCTGATGGG CCTAGTACAAGCGAGAAAAATGACTCCTTCAAAAAGCCCAAAAAGGGGGGTGATACTGGAGATGAGGATGATGTAGAGATAGAGGATGATGAACCAGCTACTCACTTTCCTCCTGTGGAAATTGACAAGGATGAAGGTGGTGGTGGTGGGCAGGATCGTGATAATAATGCTAGTAGTAGCTCCAGTAGTTCCAGCAGCTCAAGCAGCGATTCCTCCTCTTCTAGTg ATTCTGATTCAGGAAGTTCTTCAGGGAGTGACTCTGATGCTGATGATGCACACTCCTGA